AGGGTAGAACTTTGACCACCAGCAAGGGATTGTCTCTGAAGTCAACGTACATGGACTTGGATGCAAGTTTCAAGTGTTGGTATGTGTTGGGTTGTTGGgtctttctaattttaaaaattttctgatAAACCCATACCCAAGAGAGAGGTCCATATCCATTTCTAAGTTTTAGGTGTAGGTCCTTTGGGCATAAACCAAAGGATCTGGGTTAACATAGCTTCTTGTTACTATGATTAATGCAAATTCCGAACTTTGGTTGCTGCCTATCCACATAAATCATGATCTGACAAGAACTTGCACCAATAATTTGTCAGCTAAGGTCAAGGAGCTtgctatttttgaaataccagtATAGTGGTAGAGAAAATAATGTCTAATTCAATTGAATAAAGGGTTCAAATCTTAGATAAAACTAGTTCCGACAATCCAATCACTGTTATTTCAGCATTTTCAAACCATCTCACTGGCTTGATTTTTAGGACTCACAGTTGAAAGCTGATCTCATATCTATCTAACATGTCTGATGGAGAGGTAGATAATTGCAAAAGGATGGGGGTTGCTGGTCAGGAACAAGGGTGACGAGAAAAGGTGGAAAGAGAGACACAGAAAGTTGGCCAAATGGTAACAATCAAATACCAAAAGCTACTGAAATGGACATGACCCTTCTTTGGTCACGTGAAATTGCAAGGGCTCTATCCCCATCCCTTCTGctagcacttggagcagccttgATGCCCTCATTGCCCCATCTGTGTGGCCTCAAGGATAATAGGGGCCTTTAGGCATTTAACCAGATGTGAAAGGAAGAAAATATTGGTAGGCAGATGCAGGAAGGCTATTTTGCTAGAAGTATTGTGGATAACGGTTGTTTAGTTCAATATTTTAAACAATTGTTATTTTTTGGGGGAAAAAAAGAAGCTCAAATCTTTATAATTGAATCCTTGAATTCCTTTTCTGGTATTTGTGAATTTTCATCTTCTGTCCTTGTTGGGTCTAGTTCATTTTATTATCAACGAATGAGGTGTTTTGTGATCACCATACACCTTGTAAAACTGAAGAATGGACTTTAATATGATCCCACTGTTATGTAACCACGCTCTGGAAATCTACTTTAGTAAAGTTTTTCTATAGAAATGGATGCTATGCATGTATTAGGTCTCTGTGAAGGAGTGACACATAAATCAAGGATGCTCCCTGTTAGAAAGGAGGTTATTGTGGTGGCCCATTGTATTATGATAAAGTTTCTTCTCCTACCTCAGTGGTGGTGCCTACGGAATGCAGGCTATTGGGTACATCAAACAAAACAAATGTACTAGAAGATGGTGTAGCAGGGCCATAGATTTGTCATCTGGAGGGCCAACAGTATGAAGCATAAAAACATTAATTGTTGCTTATCTGATAAGAAAAGAATTAACTAGCTTTATATTGTGCAACCTAATTATGTATTTTCTCATATCTCATAGTTTTTCATACTATTGCTTGCAGATTAGACGATTTAAGGGAATTTTATACAAGTATCAATGCATTAAGTATCGCTAAAGCCATCATAATTCCCTCTTCTTTTTACTTGAAGGCATACTTGACTAGCAATAATTTTTCCCTAACTATATGACATCATATAATgtaataaacaataaaatatccAATACATCATGACATCATGCTATATAAAAGTGATAGGGTGCATGCAACAGTTCCCTCTAAATCCTTGCAATGTGACAAAAGATTTGAGAATGATGAGAATTTAAAACTCAAATTTGTACCTTTAGGCatagttcttttttttcttttttcttcttccgagacagagagagagagagagaggggggagggggggggggttgtATTGCCAGGAGTTATGAGTTAGTGCTGAATTTATCTTTTCCTTTTTCATGTATATATTCGAAAGATAATACAATGTCTCTGAAGTAATACTTTTTACACGATTTACTTGAAAGAAAGGAGTATTAGATGGACGGTTGTGATCCCATCAATCATGATTGTTGGGAGTAAATTGTGTATATACTGAAAGAATAGTGTGTGAGACAAGCTGGATGCCTTTCATATATTAGAGAGAGACATGTGAAATGGGGCTTGAAGAGATCTTAGGAGTAATGGTAGAAAATTGGGTTGGGCTGAAAGAGGGAAGATTTTTATAAGTGAATGAGATTACAATTGGCAAAAGTTCAAGGAATTGAGGGGGTGTCAGGCAATATCTTAAAAGAGGGGCTAGTAATTTGGAGAGAACATAGGTGGGATGCCATATGAATGAGTTTAAGAGCGCCAAATTCTAACTAAGAAATTTCAACAACAGCACCCCCCACccccccaaccaaaaaaaaaaaagggtattcAGAAAGTTAGGCAAAAATAAGCTCTATTTTAGGCCAGCTTGTTAAAATAGACATCCAAGAAAAGATAACAGAAGTTAATGGCTGTTGAATTGATCCCTTCAAAAACATGAGTGAAGATTTTCATTGGAGACAGAAAGAATATTTACTTCTTACAAGTGGATAGGATGATGTAATTTGTTGGGCAGTTTCCTTGTGTTTAATTATGAATGCTTTATATCTCCTAATTTAACTGCCTAGTCATAAGGATTCCTGTCAAATTCTGACTGGAAAAGCGGGAAACAGATAATGGCAGCCATGAGATCTAAAGGTGGAGAACAAGCTGTCTTCCGAACTCTGAACTGTGCCCGTGAGCTCTACAAGAGCAAAATGCAGGCTAATGCTGCTGTGGATGACCTGGCCTCCTTGTTTGCAGAATGTGCTATAGCTGAAGCACAACCTCTAAGATCTGACCTACCATCTCCTTGTGCAGCTGTTCCTTCCATTCTGATTGATGGTAATGACACATCCATACTTGCAATGAGTGGAAGGAAGCAGATTATGTTGGATGCCTTTGCAGATGGGAGCAGTTTTGTTTGTTTGCGGTGCGGGGGCCTTGTCAGTAATCTACGCAAGAAGGAACATCTGGCATACTGGTGTGGCCAGGTCTGATCTGAGCAACATGACTTTCTTGCATTTCTGCTGTTATCTGTCTCCATGTATCATCATTGTCCTTAGCAGCAGCAGCACCATAATCATATAAACAATGATCGGGTGTTATTTGCCGAATTGCCTGGTCCCATATTCCAGAATGTATGATGCACATGGCACTATTAGCGGATAGATCACGATTCAAAAGTGCAGTAGACTGTTCGAAACTTCTGTTTTCTGCTGAAAGCTTTCTAGCATGCTTGCATGTGTACGCTGTATAAAACAGCAGTAGTTGTATATGTTGGCTGGTTCTCCAGCTAATAAAGTTGTGACACTAAGGAAGATTTCTTGATCCATGGTCTTGTCCAAACTCTTGCAGCAAGTGTAACAGAGCCTGGAGGCAGTTTACTGCCTCACTGAAATAGAATTGCTCATGGCTGTCAAGGTGAGTACAACATTTAAGCAACTTCTCAATTTGATTCCAAGTTACGAAGAAATCATTTATAAGCTTTATcaaaattatgttaattaaaatTTTCCCAATAAAGCGATAACCACTTGTTTTGAGGAGGCACCAATCTCATATAGAAGCTCTTGTGGAGCAGGAAAGTCATTGATGGGCTAGTAAGCAGTTCCATAGCCAAGTGGTAGTTCTCCAAAGCCTTGATTGGTGTTTGGCCGCAATTCCAAGGCGCTGCTTTGCAGATTGATCAGCACTGCATGGGTTGTTAGAGATCCTCCTCTTGACTTCTAAAGCTGGGTGTTTGTTTAATCTCTCAGACGAACATGGACCTGTTTCTATCAAACTAAGTCTGCTGGAATTGCCGATGCGAGTAATGAACTCATTCAGTTCTTAAAATGGTTGCTGCCACTGCTGTGCAACTATGTGAAATGATCTCATTCACTATCCATACTATGTGGCAATTTCACCTACAATTTTTAGAGTTTTACTTAATCCTCGAAGGTTGTGAATGTATTTGGTTGGCTGCTGCCAAGATTGATATTTATGAGGTTCCTTGGTGAATGTTCAATAAGTTATGTTGCTTGGGCTATTAGAATGGGATATGTCTTGTCTGTGTCTTTCTGGGTTAACTGTCATTTGGCATGGTTGGTTGGACACTGTTAATTGGGCTTGGGTTTATGGCATGTTAATTAAATTTATCCAAGAAATAAATATAGGGTTTGGGTTTAAAGTGTTAATTGAGTGTACTGGAAGCATTAGCTGGATCTGGATTATTGGAATCTTTCGTTGGGTTGAGAATATCTGGAGATAAGGATAAAGGATAACAGTTATGTACCGATTGAGTCTTAGACAACAATGGCTTGTTGGTTGGAATATCAAAATTAATTGTTTCCAGCTATCTACATATTTGATTCATGTGACATCACATAGAGGAAATGGATGGCTATGACTCCACCAGgctatgatatgtacatgacTGATCCGAGAGATAAAAATTCAATTTGGTTCAAAAGGAAGGACTACCAGATAGATGGCTGTAATCCTGGATGGGAGCCATACATTAGTAAAAAAAACAATGGTGTTATCATCTGCAAGAATGCAATGGAAGTGGTATGATCACACAATTGGTAAAAGACTAATTCTAAATGGTGCTAAATCTCGCGAGTGTGAAGTGCGAATTCAAGACCATAACATGTCGAGAAAGTTCAACAACAGGTGATTAAATTCAATGCTATTGAACCTGCAAGCAGGACTGCTAACCATGCATCCTTCTATACGCAGGCATGTTAATTGTCATGCTTTAGAGGCGACACGTCATTAAGTTCTCTTTGGAGATGTCAACAGAatagcaaaaattttttctcttccaaaGTCTTCGACTTGGGTTCTCTTCTGATAAATGAATCATTTGCTCGGTGAGCTATCAGACTGTTgcactgctttttttttttttttaattgaattttGTTATTTCTAAGATAGCttattttagataaaatttttataaccgGATTGATCACGAAAGGAATTATGTTCGGACCGTCATCGTTTGgcacattcataaaaaaaaaaagaacgattatgtgatatttatctaaactattcaaatatcCTTAGGGTTTATCTGTTGCttttttcttagtattttaataTACACATGTAAGCAAGCGTGACTACTCATATTTTAATGGATATTTCAGAAGCATGTCCGatcataatttcttccatgatcgATTTGACTATAGAAGCATGCCCTGTCTAAAGTTACTTTAATCCTTGGTTCTCTAGGAAAAACATCTTATTTTTCTGGTAGAAAAAAAAAGCATCTTATTTCTCGACACAGACTAAAAAATACAGGAGAAAATCGTTTGTGCATGGAATTCAGAATAAAAGAAACATGTTTCCTGATTTATATTTATCagctatgtatatttatatatatatatacatgatgAATAACTGGTAAGCCAAGTGTATGAATTTTATTGAAATGAATGATGCAACGGTGCTTCTTTACTGTTGCTGATCATTATATAAActgcaaatatatatttttaacatcACTCATACGTCATTTTGTGCTGGTGATCATAGAGCATAGAACTAGCCAAAGTTGTAAAATATGACCACGTCAAGTAAACCAGACGATGTTAAACCTGTTACTACTGGGTCAACTTCAGCTATGTCAACTCAGAGGACGTGAAATGGTCTTAAATCGTGTCGGCTTTACCAACTCCAATTCCATACGTATATCCTGGTATTCGTTTTCTTGGCTCCTTTAATTGATACAAAAATAGCGGACAGGTTACCACATCTCCTATATAATGTGACGAGTTATTATGTTGGTGCTTATAATATGTAAACAGAGTCACCAGTCTATAATAAAGGGGGAAGGGAACTGAGCATTTTCTAATCTTTTGATCGCCTAAGTACGTTATTGTCATTCAGTTTGTGTAAGTCCTTTAGTTTCCCCTGCCGGACTTATGAGACAAGCATCAATGAGGACAGTGTCCTAAAGCTTGCTGTGGTTTAGGAGTGAAGCATGGCTCTAAAACAACCTGGTTTTAAAATGCAGTCATACCTAGCTGTTATGATGGACCATATTGAATGTAGATTATAATggacaattaaattttaaaattaataatctgTAATGCAGCAGATGCTATAAATGAAATGGCCAGTGATGCAACAATTATTTgtgtttataattaaatattagggATGATAGTAGAAAAATAGTGATTTTTCCTGATCTTAACTACACTAGTTGCAAACAAAGTGTTATTACTTTTTATGACCAACCGGTCAtactttaaagaaaaaatatatcatattcaTGTTAGGTAAACTTTGGGATGGTCAGATAATTACCATTGTCATGACGGTTACACTTCATTTTCATGGTCGTTACAATACGCGTATAATGAATGcatgttataaaaattttatcagtaAAATACTTGGTCAATATCGCAAAATTTACGTGTACccccccctaaaaaaaaaaaaaaaaaaagagcatccCATAGTTtactattttttactattttctaGAGATTTATATGATTGGGTGCATGCCGCATGTCACCATTGCCCTCTTGTACGtggttttagattttttttataaaaaatgcaGGTGAACCCTTCATAATATAAGGGAAGCGTGAGGATATTGTCAACACGCCTGCAGCAAATTAAGTACAATCTTTATTTTTTCAGTTTTATGATTAAAGGAAGAAAAACAGAGGAAGGTAGGCTGTGGTGGTCCTGTTAATCTGCGTCACCACCATGTTTAACATTTTGGCCAGCCAATTGGCTGGCTGACTCCTACTCTGAGAATATGGGAGGCATTGAAATAGATGCTAGACCTTCTCATGTTCCATATGTCGAGCAGCATTGGATTGGCTTCAGAAATATCATGGTTTCTTTTAATCAAGCTAATTACCAAGGAGAAATCTTGGTTTCTTCCATCCAAATTCTCTAGCACCTAAAGGATTTCAATGGCTGCTCGGAGACCTTCCGAGACATTTGTTCAGTCTTCGGAATTGAGAAGTGAGGCAACTTGCTGCAAACATCATAGATCAATTTCACCATACAATTTCAAGACAAAACCTGCAGCTGTTTAATCGTCAGTAACCGATCCACCGAAATTGGTTTTGACCACTTCAATGGTTGGGGGCAGCCAATATACAGGAATAGGGTGTTTGTTGTGAGAAACACAATTATTGCTGGTCCAGGTGGTGATCAAAAGCACAACTCTTTATTGAATATTAGTTATAAGGCTCACatgaagataaaaataatatcaacatcactcacaatctctacaGTATGATTTCTTTATATTACATACTTTCTTTCATTCTAGATTTGTCTACATATTTATTTGTCCACTGCTCGTGAATGCATGCATAGAATTTCATTCCCATGCAACCTCTATGTATGCCATCATTCTTACTTGGTAAAGATCACATCATCCAACTATTTAGAGTGTGAATTTGATTGAAGTTATTCAATTAACGCTGCATATGAGCAGATAAGATAAATTCACAAGGATAAGACACATGACACTAAACCATGCAAGCAAGCAAAAGATAGCCATTGGCCATATGGCCTTCTTTCTCCAAACCTAACCTGGTCCCAGTTCTCACAGTGAGATTCCATCAAGTATCACCCAATACCAAACCCCAACTAATCTCACCCTATTCAACTTTGAGCAGGTCCGCCAATGCCTAAACTCGCAATTGATGGAAGCTTTTATTGATCCTGTCATTGTCAATCACTAACGGTTGATTTATCTTCTACGGGAAAATCTCAGGGTAGTCCGAGTCCTACCAACTATTCATCAACTATGAAAGTTCTGTTAGTGATAATTTCGTCCTAATTTTCCAAAGGTATAGGTCACTCGAAAGATCCAAAACTATTTCTGCTTATCTTTCCCATATGTCTCTATGAATGTCCTTCTATTAAACCACTATCATACATAGAAAAGCAAACTAGACCATAGCTAGTGGTTTTGCACCGTTCCGTGAGAGAGGAGAACATGATTGGAATCTGGTGTTTACTTTCCAACTACTAAATCCGAATAATTTATTAGGTAGTGCTCCATtgccaatctaattaaaaattcaaaaaaatcataatcaCTCTAATTGCAAATTAAAATGCTGCTCTTTGATTGATTTTATTCAAGTTAAAAAAGCGCCTGCTTGTTATTGTCTCTGCTTTCTGTCTTAAACTTTTTTGAAGAAACCCCGGACAAAGTTGAAGTAGACTCCAATCATGCACAATAAAcatccattattttttttataataaaaataaaagcatGTCTGGGCAAAAGTTATATATATACCCATGCTATCTCCAacatattttacttatttatagataaataaaaatatacatattaCAGCAATACCGTAATACCAAACGAGCCCAATAGACCAATCATTAAACTGGATTTGAATTGTATGCGAGGCTGCTAGTTTTGATTACTGATAAGTGGATGCATAAAGAACATATACACGCAACCTTTACCCTTTTTTTGGGAGGGACCCTAAAATCTcacccatgcgccacccaccctACGCGGCCTCATTGAGAGGTTGCACCTTGGAGTGCACTGAAAAGTGGGTGCATTAAGCATTACTCCTGCTCTTGTTAaacgttattattattattattattattttggtacATTACTAAACATGGTTTGCGAATAGAATTACAGGACATCATACATCATGATTGCATCATATTCCACGTATTCACACTCTTGACGCTATCATTGTAAATATCATTCGCATCACTTGTTCTTCCTCCTTATAAAAGCGGAAATGGAGAGCATCATACATATTTTCTCGTCCTCTATCTTTCTCCCTCTGTTGACACAGAGATATGAAGAAGAATACCAACAACACCAAGCTTTTCTTCCTTCAATCCTCACCCCACAAGCCGACACTCTCTCTGTTGGGAGCCCGTAACCGCCTCTGCCTCGCGTccgctcttctttctttcttcaccTTCGCGTCCCTCCTCTCCCTCCACCCCTTctcctccaccaccaccaccaccatcccACCTCCAAATctctcctcctccacctccgcCCCGGCCGCCGCCGCCTCCCGTCATCCTTCCCTCCCGGCCCCCATCTTCGACGCGCTCCTCTTCTACGCTACCTCCTCCTCCACCCCCGGCCGCATGGCCGACACGGACGTCCGCGCCGCCGCCGCCGTCCTCCGCAGCCGCGCGCCCTGCAACCTCCTCGTCTTCGGCCTCGGCCACGAGTCCCCCCTATGGCTCGCCCTCAACCACGGTGGCCACACCGTCTTCGTCGACCACAGCGACCTCCGCGCCTCCCGCTTCGAGGACCAGCGCCCCGGCCTCCCGGGCCTCGAGGTCTATGCCACCGCCTTCCCCACCCGCGTCTCCGACCTCCACCCCCTTCTCGCCGCCGTCCGCCCCGAGGAGGCGAGCCCCCGCGGGCGCTGCCGCCCCGTCCAGGACCTCCTATTCTCCGATTGCCCCCTCGCGCTCTCCGACCTCCCCAACCATCTCTTCCGCCTCGCCTGGGACGTCGTCTTCGTCGACGGGCCCCCGGGCTACCACCCGGACGCGCCGGGGAGGGCCGCGGCCATCTTCACGGCGGCGGTGCTGGCGAGGTCCGTCGGCGGAGAGGGGACGACGGATGTGATGGTCCACGATCACGACAGGGAGGTGGAGAAGGTGTGCAGCGAGGAATTTCTCTGCCAGGAGAACATGGTGGGCTCCGCCGGGAATCTGGCTCACTTCGTCATCCATCGTGGCCGCGACGCCGGTGGCGGAGGGTTCTGCAAGAACCGCACCTCCGCCACCTCCTAGGAGGAGGTGGGCGGAGGCCTATGTTTAGATAATttacctctttctttctctttctttttttccttttttttttgccctttttGTATCCTTTTTCCGATCTTAATTTATTGAAACATATTTTGTTACCAGCAGCGCACCGTCTTCTTATCAAGTCCAGAAGTTCTAATGCTTCTGACCACCAGGGAATTTGATGCCTGAAATTTTTTGTGGTTGatcattaattaattaattaaaattcacAAAAACGGTTTAGAAAGAAGTGTGAACTGTAGTAAGTCCTCAGATTCTCACACAAAGATATGGATCACTAAGAACCAGCAATAATCCGAATTCGACTTCGATTGTCAAACTCGAGATTGCAGTAAAAATGTCTGGAGCCGGTAACCCACCAAGCATCGACAATCCACTTTTCTACATCTGGGATTTAATTTTTGTCTTCGACTGTTACGTTTCACCGGTTCTCCTGTTCTTTGTTCCTCTAGCTTTATGCGACTTTTGTTTATTTTTCCTTCACTTTGCTCTACTGCCGTCGGTTAAATGCATTGTAAGATCTGGTACGGAAAACAAATCCAATAAACTGGTTTGGATTTGAATCATATATATCCGTGcaaatacatacatataataCGTGTGTTTGTATATATAGAAAGAGATATGGGCTATGCGACCCATACCATCTCGCACCAATTCTAAAGTAATGAGGATGATGGTTAATGctaaggaaaaaagagagaatcgATTAGCCATTCGTACACTCTCTCTTGCACTCCATTACAGCGGTGCTACGTTTCGAGGataaaagttttaattttttttaaaaaatatactttATTAATTATTAGGATCCATTTTTTTGATATTCATGAAATATTTCTGTTTATCACTACAAACTAGATATTTATCATAGAATATTTATGTTCATTGATGATGGATTAATGTTTGTTCTTTGGATATTTCTGTTTATTTTTGAAGGAGAGCACAGGGGAGTAGCAAAAATcttgtatatttttatttatttatggctCCTTTATGTGTACTCTTGTAAGATTTGTATTTAATACACCTGAATTTTATGTTTATCCTCCATTCTTgctatttatcataaatacatcCTGACATCATTAAAGGTAGGGCAAAGCGGGCCgagttaatatttttttatagtatttttatTTATCGATAAAGATTAGATATTTATTtgagaatttatatttattcttgggggttaatatttattcttatatatttttatttatttctgcaTAGGAATGCAAATTCTGTTTATCCAAacttagtttatatttatttataaaaattaataaaataatttttagtaattaatgaaGTGGCTAGTTTGTATGAAAAAAATAAGCATCATGTAATCTCATCCTTCCACTATTTCAGTAGCaccacatttaaaaaaaaaaaaccctcacATGTAATGCATCctgatgccttcttcttcttttttttttttttttcccttagtTACTCTCGCTAACCTATTGATTGGAGCCATTGCTTCAAGATTGATACTAAATCGAAAGGcttcaaaaataattaaatttattttcagatcCATTCGAATCAAGTATAGTCTCTCTATATACATAAAGAGAAATATCTCATGGGCTTtgtgaaaatttttatatgctgattttttaaattatttttatgttaaTAATGTGGTCATTCGTatgtaaaaagaagaagaggaggaggaggaagaggaggaggaggaggaggaagaagaagaagatagagattgatAATGCTTCAATCCATGACATTGGGAGACAAATTTGATCATCTCCGGAGCCGTTCAATCCCCCATCAATACAGGAAGGGCCACACCTAACATGGCATAAACGGAAGCCACTAATAAGTGAAAAAAGAGAAGCATTAATGGGATGGGACATGTTTTCCCCATTTGTGCCCGGGTACTATCATTCAAAAAAAAGCACTGACCAATTTACTACTTATAGGAGCCCACTTAATTAGTTTCTAGCCGTAAATACAAACCAGCCACTAATATAAAAAAATCCATGCTcccacataaaaataaataaaaatatttaaataataaatactaattatatatatatatatatataaatagattagattcgaatcgatcgGATCCCAGCCTATATTCGATCGACTCTTTGATCGTTGGATCGGTGCGCATCTTCAAAACTCCCCAAAAAAGCAAATGGAAGATTTTTCTCACCTATTAGCT
The DNA window shown above is from Elaeis guineensis isolate ETL-2024a chromosome 8, EG11, whole genome shotgun sequence and carries:
- the LOC105050152 gene encoding uncharacterized protein, with protein sequence MDAMESDMPSGSGDMEEDAGGGLAAAAGHRVDAHQSAWSLLSLARQLIDQGKPSIALQAIMAAMRSKGGEQAVFRTLNCARELYKSKMQANAAVDDLASLFAECAIAEAQPLRSDLPSPCAAVPSILIDGNDTSILAMSGRKQIMLDAFADGSSFVCLRCGGLVSNLRKKEHLAYWCGQV
- the LOC105050153 gene encoding protein IRX15-LIKE, whose protein sequence is MKKNTNNTKLFFLQSSPHKPTLSLLGARNRLCLASALLSFFTFASLLSLHPFSSTTTTTIPPPNLSSSTSAPAAAASRHPSLPAPIFDALLFYATSSSTPGRMADTDVRAAAAVLRSRAPCNLLVFGLGHESPLWLALNHGGHTVFVDHSDLRASRFEDQRPGLPGLEVYATAFPTRVSDLHPLLAAVRPEEASPRGRCRPVQDLLFSDCPLALSDLPNHLFRLAWDVVFVDGPPGYHPDAPGRAAAIFTAAVLARSVGGEGTTDVMVHDHDREVEKVCSEEFLCQENMVGSAGNLAHFVIHRGRDAGGGGFCKNRTSATS